A stretch of Macadamia integrifolia cultivar HAES 741 chromosome 7, SCU_Mint_v3, whole genome shotgun sequence DNA encodes these proteins:
- the LOC122085139 gene encoding putative lipase ROG1: MDCGPGENGVCSESVNGGRDVWSCSKDSASSADHLVVMTNGILGSSKDWKFAAELFVRMLPDKVIVHCSERNESKLTLDGVDVMGERLAEEVVELIKRKPDVQKISFIGHSMGGLVARYAIGRLYRPPKTETVQGACGEDSRGTIYGLEAMNFITVATPHLGSRGNKQVPFLFGVPAFEKAACLIIHWIFRRTGRHLFLTDIEEGKPPLLQRMVDDWGDLYFMSALHAFKRRVAYSNVAYDHIVGWRTSSIRRARELPKWEDSLNEKYPHIVYEEYSKAKDGEPEQPISVEDEDSDTLEEIVRGLSRVSWEKVDISFHSSKQRHAAHSIIQVKDQLIHSEGADVIEHMIDHFLA, translated from the exons ATGGATTGCGGTCCTGGAGAGAATGGTGTTTGCTCGGAATCCGTTAATGGTGGTCGGGATGTTTGGAGTTGTTCTAAGGATTCTGCTTCTTCCGCTGATCATCTTGTCGTTATGACCAACGGAATCCTCGGAAG TTCGAAAGACTGGAAATTTGCAGCTGAGCTGTTTGTTAGAATGCTTCCTGACAAAGTGATTGTTCACT GTAGTGAACGCAATGAGTCTAAGTTGACGTTAGATGGTGTGGATGTTATGGGTGAAAGATTGGCTGAGGAG gttgTTGAATTAATTAAACGGAAGCCAGATGTACAGAAAATTTCTTTCATTGGACATTCTATGGGTGGACTAGTGGCAAGATATGCAATTGGGAGACTGTATAGACCTCCTAAGACAGAAACTGTGCAGGGTGCATGTGGTGAAGATTCAAGAGGCACTATATATGGTTTAGAGGCAATGAATTTTATCACTGTTGCTACACCTCATCTTGGGTCTAGGGGCAACAAACAG GTTCCATTTCTTTTTGGTGTACCCGCCTTTGAGAAAGCCGCATGTCTTATTATTCATTGGATATTTAGGAGAACTGGCCGACATCTTTTTCTTACTGACATCGAGGAAGGGAAACCTCCATTGCTTCAACGCATGGTGGATGATTGGGGTGACCTCTATTTCAT GTCCGCACTTCATGCATTCAAACGGCGGGTGGCATATTCCAACGTTGCCTATGATC ATATTGTGGGCTGGAGAACATCATCAATTAGACGTGCTAGGGAACTTCCAAAG TGGGAGGATTCTCTTAATGAGAAGTATCCACATATTGTGTATGAAGAATACTCGAAAGCAAAAGATGGTGAGCCTGAGCAGCCTATATCAGTGGAAGATGAAGATTCTGATACGCTTGAAG AGATAGTTAGAGGTCTCTCTCGTGTGTCATGGGAGAAGGTAGATATTAGCTTTCACAGCAGCAAGCAGAGACATGCTGCCCATAGTATCATTCAg GTCAAGGATCAGTTAATACACTCAGAAGGTGCAGATGTTATAGAGCACATGATTGACCATTTCCTTGCATAG